In the Thermodesulfobacteriota bacterium genome, one interval contains:
- the uvrA gene encoding excinuclease ABC subunit UvrA, whose product MDRITIKGAREHNLKDFDLEIPRDRFVVLTGVSGSGKSSLAFDTIYAEGQRRYVESLSAYARQFLEQMDKPDVDSIEGLSPAIAIEQKTTSRNPRSTVGTVTEVYDYLRLLFARVGSPHCYKCGKGIKFQTIQQMADRVMELPPGSKIVILSPIVRGRKGEYRKELSGLLREGYTKVKIDGEMMSLEETIALDKRKKHTIEVVIDRVVVKEGVMGRLADSLEVAARLSGGLVKVDVGGRSRTRLFFNEKLSCTSCAVSYPEITPTMFSFNSPHGACPECKGLGETFYYDPELVVPDRELSLEGGAIAVWARKGAWSRQILESLARHYGFSLSVPFKKLPKKVSELILHGSGTEEIEFLYARGRNRYTFFEPFEGVLPNLERRYRETGSEEVRDEIERFMNSQPCPVCNGSRLKKEALFIRVGKKSIWDVVRMSIREGFEFFDGLKLDRTREEIAGRILKEITERLSFLNNVGLDYISLDRGAATLSGGEGQRIRLATQIGSSLVGVLYILDEPSIGLHQRDNRRLLSALKRLRDMGNTVLVVEHDEATIAGADYVVDMGPGAGEWGGEVVAKGTPGEIMKNPRSVTGKYLSGESRIPVPAQRKKPDKRYLTLKGLSENNLKKLTVKIPVGLITCVTGVSGSGKSTLVVDTLLRNLSRKLYNSKERAGALDSIHGLEHVDKVIAVDQSPIGRTPRSNPATYTGLFTPIRELFSLLPEARMRGYGPGRFSFNVKGGRCEACRGEGEVKVEMHFLPDVYVHCDVCGGRRYNRDTLEIRYRGKTIADCLEMTVTEALKFFENVPGIREKLRTLFEVGLGYIRLGQPATTLSGGEAQRIKLSRELSKRATGRTVYILDEPTTGLHFADIEKLLDVLKSLSTAGNTIVIIEHNLDVVKSADHIIDLGPEGGDEGGFIVATGTPEEVAATEGSYTGQFLKDALKGKKHTLAVAG is encoded by the coding sequence CCGCAACCCGCGCTCGACCGTCGGTACGGTCACCGAGGTCTACGACTACCTGCGGCTGCTCTTCGCCCGGGTCGGCTCGCCGCACTGCTATAAGTGCGGCAAGGGGATAAAGTTCCAGACCATCCAGCAGATGGCCGACAGGGTAATGGAGCTCCCGCCCGGCTCGAAGATAGTCATACTCTCTCCGATAGTAAGGGGCAGGAAGGGGGAGTACCGGAAGGAGCTCAGCGGGCTTTTGAGGGAAGGCTACACAAAGGTCAAGATAGACGGCGAGATGATGAGCCTCGAGGAGACTATCGCGCTGGACAAGAGGAAGAAGCACACCATAGAGGTCGTCATCGACCGCGTGGTGGTAAAGGAGGGGGTTATGGGTAGGCTCGCCGACTCGCTCGAGGTCGCGGCACGGCTTTCCGGGGGGCTGGTGAAGGTGGACGTCGGCGGCAGGAGCAGGACCAGGCTTTTCTTCAACGAAAAGCTCTCGTGCACCTCGTGCGCCGTAAGCTACCCGGAGATAACCCCGACGATGTTTTCGTTTAACAGCCCGCACGGCGCGTGTCCCGAGTGCAAGGGGCTCGGAGAGACTTTCTACTACGACCCGGAGCTGGTGGTGCCGGACAGGGAGCTCTCGCTCGAAGGCGGCGCCATAGCGGTATGGGCCAGGAAGGGCGCCTGGTCCAGGCAGATTCTCGAAAGCCTCGCCCGCCACTACGGTTTCAGCCTCTCCGTGCCGTTCAAAAAACTCCCAAAGAAAGTGTCGGAACTTATCCTCCACGGCTCCGGGACGGAGGAGATAGAGTTCCTCTATGCCAGGGGCAGGAACAGGTACACCTTCTTCGAACCGTTCGAGGGGGTACTGCCGAACCTCGAGAGACGCTACCGGGAGACCGGGTCCGAAGAGGTGCGCGATGAGATAGAGAGGTTTATGAACTCGCAGCCCTGCCCGGTCTGTAACGGGTCGAGGCTTAAAAAAGAGGCGCTCTTCATAAGGGTGGGCAAAAAGTCCATATGGGACGTCGTCCGGATGTCCATCCGGGAGGGTTTCGAGTTCTTCGACGGCCTGAAGCTCGACAGGACCAGGGAGGAAATAGCCGGGAGGATACTGAAGGAGATAACCGAGAGGCTCTCTTTCCTTAACAACGTCGGGCTGGACTACATCTCGCTCGACAGGGGCGCCGCCACGCTCTCCGGGGGCGAGGGGCAGAGGATAAGGCTCGCCACCCAGATAGGGTCGAGCCTGGTGGGAGTCCTGTACATACTCGACGAGCCGTCCATAGGGCTCCACCAGCGCGATAACCGGAGGCTGCTCTCGGCGCTCAAGAGGCTCCGGGACATGGGCAATACGGTCCTGGTGGTCGAGCACGACGAGGCGACCATAGCCGGAGCGGACTACGTGGTCGACATGGGCCCCGGGGCGGGCGAGTGGGGCGGGGAGGTCGTGGCAAAGGGCACCCCCGGCGAGATTATGAAAAACCCCCGCTCGGTAACGGGAAAGTACCTCTCCGGCGAGAGCCGCATACCGGTGCCCGCCCAAAGGAAAAAACCGGACAAGAGATACCTGACGCTCAAGGGTTTAAGCGAGAACAACCTTAAAAAACTTACCGTGAAGATACCGGTCGGGCTCATTACCTGCGTTACCGGCGTTTCGGGCTCGGGCAAGAGCACGCTCGTCGTGGATACGCTCCTTAGGAACCTGTCGAGGAAGCTTTATAACTCGAAGGAGAGGGCCGGCGCGCTCGACTCCATCCACGGCCTTGAGCACGTGGATAAGGTCATAGCCGTGGACCAGTCGCCCATCGGGAGGACCCCCAGAAGCAACCCGGCCACCTATACCGGTCTCTTCACCCCCATAAGGGAGCTCTTCAGCCTCCTTCCCGAGGCCAGGATGAGGGGCTACGGCCCCGGCAGGTTCAGCTTCAACGTGAAGGGCGGGAGGTGCGAGGCCTGCAGGGGAGAGGGGGAGGTGAAGGTCGAAATGCACTTCCTCCCGGACGTCTACGTCCACTGCGACGTCTGCGGCGGCAGGAGGTACAACCGCGACACGCTCGAGATCCGCTACAGGGGGAAGACCATAGCCGACTGCCTGGAGATGACCGTCACCGAGGCGCTGAAATTCTTCGAGAACGTGCCCGGTATAAGGGAGAAGCTCCGGACCCTCTTCGAGGTGGGGCTCGGCTACATAAGGCTCGGCCAGCCGGCCACAACGCTCTCCGGCGGCGAGGCGCAGAGGATAAAGCTCTCCAGGGAGCTCTCGAAGAGGGCCACCGGCAGGACGGTCTACATACTGGACGAGCCCACCACGGGCCTCCACTTCGCGGACATAGAAAAACTCCTCGACGTGCTTAAGAGCCTCAGTACCGCGGGCAACACGATCGTCATAATCGAGCACAACCTCGACGTGGTAAAGTCGGCCGACCACATAATAGACCTCGGCCCCGAGGGCGGGGACGAGGGGGGCTTTATAGTGGCCACGGGTACGCCCGAGGAAGTGGCCGCTACGGAGGGCTCCTATACCGGGCAGTTCCTGAAGGACGCGCTAAAGGGGAAAAAACACACCCTGGCGGTCGCCGGTTAG